A window of the Lolium perenne isolate Kyuss_39 chromosome 7, Kyuss_2.0, whole genome shotgun sequence genome harbors these coding sequences:
- the LOC127313891 gene encoding F-box protein At1g10110: MAAELAVSVLAGVRIAKTLRWIMLRSSRQPESEHCASTADWTDLPSDLLARILQLLQLPEALAVAAVCTSWRSVAEAAGDPRARIPWLVSWKPTTGYCRSSEFRNLIDTHKTYKVTLPEGRCHLDWCGSSHGWLVASNEYSNLVLYHPFTFDIIHLPPITDLVCVKAVRDSDGNIVGYCYGKDLEHDPTQHAVHSLGTWFYQKVVLSCDPSQDGDYVAVTIYYDSNCMSFARSREGCWRLAATIAHGSDDRYADCVYHDGRFYIMTLRGVLEAWDLRGPQEPSKEVIIAGGDKRYSRVLTRFLVSTPFGSLLQIRTLRCSRNPRKVKVEVFEVDIKERKLVSLSSLTALRNYAVFVGSNQSACLPTGKFPELRPNCVYLTTPRLVHYANFGLPDWRGVGIYDLENQKFEYVFSSYEPEYGQLWPCKIWYIPGV, translated from the exons ATGGCGGCGGAGCTCGCCGTATCTGTCCTCGCCGGAGTACGGATCGCCAAGACCCTCCGATGGATCATGTTGCGCTCGTCACGACAACCAGAATCAG AACATTGTGCAAGTACCGCCGACTGGACGGACCTCCCAAGCGACCTCCTTGCGCGCATCTTACAACTCCTTCAGCTCCCTGAAGCTCTTGCTGTCGCAGCCGTCTGCACCTCGTGGCGCTCGGTTGCAGAGGCTGCTGGCGACCCTCGTGCCCGCATCCCTTGGCTCGTATCATGGAAACCTACAACGGGCTACTGTCGGAGCAGTGAGTTCCGGAACCTCATCGACACCCACAAGACCTACAAGGTTACTTTGCCTGAGGGACGGTGTCACCTCGACTGGTGTGGATCCTCCCATGGTTGGCTCGTTGCATCGAACGAATACTCGAACCTTGTGCTATACCACCCCTTCACCTTTGACATTATCCATCTCCCACCTATTACCGATTTGGTATGTGTGAAGGCAGTCCGCGACAGTGATGGAAACATTGTGGGCTATTGTTATGGAAAGGATCTTGAGCATGACCCTACTCAGCATGCTGTACATTCCCTCGGCACATGGTTCTACCAGAAGGTGGTGTTATCATGTGATCCATCTCAAGATGGTGACTACGTTGCTGTAACCATTTACTATGATTCCAACTGTATGTCTTTTGCAAGATCAAGAGAAGGCTGCTGGCGACTTGCTGCTACTATAGCCCATGGAAGCGACGATCGGTATGCCGATTGTGTTTATCACGATGGAAGATTCTACATAATGACCTTGCGTGGGGTGCTTGAGGCGTGGGATCTTCGTGGTCCGCAAGAACCAAGCAAAGAGGTGATCATTGCCGGCGGGGACAAGAGGTATAGTAGGGTCCTTACAAGGTTCCTAGTGTCTACGCCCTTCGGCAGTCTCCTGCAGATACGCACTCTTCGATGTAGTCGCAATCCCAGAAAAGTTAAGGTAGAGGTCTTTGAAGTTGATATCAAAGAGCGCAAGCTGGTCAGCTTAAGTTCTTTGACAGCCTTGAGGAATTACGCAGTGTTTGTCGGGTCAAATCAGTCGGCTTGTTTGCCCACCGGAAAATTTCCAGAGCTGAGACCCAACTGTGTCTACCTCACCACACCTCGGCTGGTACACTATGCTAATTTCGGTCTTCCGGATTGGAGAGGTGTTGGGATTTATGACTTAGAAAATCAGAAATTTGAATATGTTTTCTCCAGCTATGAACCAGAGTACGGGCAATTGTGGCCCTGTAAAATTTGGTATATTCCGGGTGTTTAA